Proteins from one Camelina sativa cultivar DH55 chromosome 8, Cs, whole genome shotgun sequence genomic window:
- the LOC104705281 gene encoding axial regulator YABBY 3-like isoform X2: MSSMSMSSSSAPAYPPDHISSTDQLCYVHCSFCDTVLAVSVPPSSLFKTVTVRCGHCSNLLSVTVNMRTLLLPSVSNIGHSFIPPPPPPPNLLEEMRSGGQYINMNMMMSHHGAAHHPNESLAMAARNGLQEMPRPPPANRPPEKRQRVPSAYNRFIKEEIQRIKAGNPDISHREAFSAAAKNWAHFPHIHFGLMADHPPTKKANVRQQQQEGEDGMMGSREGFYGSAANVGVTNN, from the exons ATGTCGAGCATGTCCATGTCGTCCTCCTCAGCTCCAGCTTATCCACCGGACCACATCTCATCTACGGACCAGCTCTGTTACGTCCATTGCAGCTTCTGCGACACTGTCCTTGCT GTGAGTGTTCCTCCGAGTAGTTTGTTCAAGACGGTGACGGTGAGATGCGGACACTGTTCAAATCTTCTGTCGGTCACTGTGAACATgagaactcttcttcttccctccgTATCCAACATTGGCCATTCCTTTatacctcctcctcctcctcctcccaaTCTTTTG GAGGAGATGCGAAGTGGAGGGCAATATATAAACATGAACATGATGATGAGCCATCACGGTGCAGCTCACCACCCAAATGAGTCTTTGGCTATGGCGGCTCGCAACGGACTGCAGGAGATGCCTCGGCCGCCACCAGCCAATAGAC CCCCAGAGAAGCGACAAAGAGTACCATCTGCTTACAACCGATTCATCAA GGAGGAGATCCAACGTATAAAGGCAGGCAACCCTGATATCAGCCACAGAGAAGCCTTCAGTGCTGCTGCCAAAAAC TGGGCTCATTTCCCTCACATACACTTTGGTCTCATGGCGGATCATCCACCCACAAAGAAGGCAAACGTGCGCCAACAACAACAG GAAGGAGAGGATGGGATGATGGGATCAAGAGAAGGGTTCTACGGGTCAGCTGCGAATGTTGGGGTGACCAATAACTAG
- the LOC104705281 gene encoding axial regulator YABBY 3-like isoform X1, whose amino-acid sequence MSSMSMSSSSAPAYPPDHISSTDQLCYVHCSFCDTVLAVSVPPSSLFKTVTVRCGHCSNLLSVTVNMRTLLLPSVSNIGHSFIPPPPPPPNLLEEMRSGGQYINMNMMMSHHGAAHHPNESLAMAARNGLQEMPRPPPANRPAPEKRQRVPSAYNRFIKEEIQRIKAGNPDISHREAFSAAAKNWAHFPHIHFGLMADHPPTKKANVRQQQQEGEDGMMGSREGFYGSAANVGVTNN is encoded by the exons ATGTCGAGCATGTCCATGTCGTCCTCCTCAGCTCCAGCTTATCCACCGGACCACATCTCATCTACGGACCAGCTCTGTTACGTCCATTGCAGCTTCTGCGACACTGTCCTTGCT GTGAGTGTTCCTCCGAGTAGTTTGTTCAAGACGGTGACGGTGAGATGCGGACACTGTTCAAATCTTCTGTCGGTCACTGTGAACATgagaactcttcttcttccctccgTATCCAACATTGGCCATTCCTTTatacctcctcctcctcctcctcccaaTCTTTTG GAGGAGATGCGAAGTGGAGGGCAATATATAAACATGAACATGATGATGAGCCATCACGGTGCAGCTCACCACCCAAATGAGTCTTTGGCTATGGCGGCTCGCAACGGACTGCAGGAGATGCCTCGGCCGCCACCAGCCAATAGAC CAGCCCCAGAGAAGCGACAAAGAGTACCATCTGCTTACAACCGATTCATCAA GGAGGAGATCCAACGTATAAAGGCAGGCAACCCTGATATCAGCCACAGAGAAGCCTTCAGTGCTGCTGCCAAAAAC TGGGCTCATTTCCCTCACATACACTTTGGTCTCATGGCGGATCATCCACCCACAAAGAAGGCAAACGTGCGCCAACAACAACAG GAAGGAGAGGATGGGATGATGGGATCAAGAGAAGGGTTCTACGGGTCAGCTGCGAATGTTGGGGTGACCAATAACTAG